From the genome of Denticeps clupeoides chromosome 4, fDenClu1.1, whole genome shotgun sequence, one region includes:
- the znf687a gene encoding zinc finger protein 687a isoform X1, with amino-acid sequence MGDMKTPDFDDLLAAFDIPDIDAKEAIQSAPEDSDGHHNAAGGVVKTVRSPSPLGHQQAPSTQAGDPPGVSVIVKNRVRADVLEVDGDACRDQLPDGASAGVQGGLGGAHLVPFLEPKIQGLVPSEPLIQNETEVLSAGPKDPLLRPTTSQSQSNGQLWSPASPKAASEGGSGHSSGAFDRVQSLMAQNPGSLPRKKPRKLQEGQEMDGDDLTSSAQAAATFLPSSISLPIITPSSSSSVSGLHVSQNEDETPSLGLGAGLQIDSDEESELDLNSPPLVIQESPDPLHSPPKFPRRHCRRRSSSEMFSSPSPSSPPPLTNPVGRDSSVLPHPPSPKCAPVEERNPEHVIEERDSPESPEPELPSTSLLQAGHATSDQSKAPQPSDQPEEEGPGEEDPMESEDSEVEASKTEKAEDEKMEVEEADRSSITTPPSRIKVRIKTVKTPTGTITRTVTRVAPKSTSPNPTTKGPNRPKRLCAPLPGSKGTNILPVSTLQDASAAMLAAASKAQNKMAVTPRLSATAVSITKTTVLPSISASSVRAAAAATAAVVKPASIVNSPGAVISRSQSSLVEAFNKILNSKNLLPSYRPDLSAAPPPEWGLPIPASGYRCLECGDAFALERSLARHYDRRSLRIEVTCNHCAKRLVFFNKCSLLLHARDHKDKGLVMQCSHLIMRPVSVEQMIAQHEASPLYPAAEPPLLLLPLSCKKAGPLQYFSKCPECKGAFSGKPELIAHFQEVVASSNFSCTQCTPPMLLPNPCSWAAHQRIHKRCAPHVCPECGGSARQTSFHTHLQEACLHFSRRIGYRCCSCQVVYGGLNSVKSHIHTSHCEVFHKCPTCPMAFKSASSAQAHMTTQHPALTSAQAKMIFKCVMCDTVFTQKTSLHVHFDSHLANQKVHVFKCPECNKLYAQRASMLEHVKSVHRDASLKPESATPALLAAAPSLSTLKMESSDGEDWGREHDEEDGEMEKELGDNRATQSCTSWRCTQCQSHYTDKEHYISHMAEQHDKVLKKFPCAQCEGSFSSSSSLRRHVRIKHTGIQRTFHCPLCVDSKRSFTTRLLLEKHVQEHHGGRAERLKRGGFSEADSSSEHDATLGAFAEEDNGFSAVGGATTGKKAYGVLAEEPEGKGFRCTPCGFTTENQAEFLQHIPSHHGDRAAALQCQQCGACFTSASSLSRHRFISHRVRDTPPEPVDPHSSNVLGHEQHTEPSSDVGVTAASPELPWQGEEGFEGKSGCVCRVCGQHFDKASDLNTHFRTHGMAFITAHKADKPV; translated from the exons ATGGGTGATATGAAGACTCCTGATTTTGATGACTTGCTGGCTGCTTTCGACATCCCAGACATTGATGCCAAAGAAGCCATACAGTCTGCCCCCGAGGATTCTGATGGACACCACAACGCTGCAGGCGGCGTGGTGAAGACAGTCAGATCGCCCAGTCCCCTGGGACATCAGCAGGCTCCCAGCACGCAGGCCGGCGACCCACCTGGAGTCAGTGTGATTGTGAAGAACAGGGTGCGAGCAGACGTGCTGGAGGTGGATGGCGATGCCTGCAGAGACCAGCTGCCAGACGGTGCTTCAGCAGGAGTTCAGGGAGGGCTTGGCGGGGCCCATTTGGTTCCTTTTCTAGAACCCAAGATTCAGGGCCTGGTTCCTTCAGAGCCACTAATCCAGAACGAGACTGAGGTCCTGTCCGCGGGACCTAAAGATCCTTTGCTGCGTCCCACCACGTCTCAGAGCCAGTCTAATGGTCAGCTTTGGTCACCTGCATCCCCGAAAGCTGCgagtgagggagggagtggCCACAGCTCTGGTGCTTTTGACAGAGTTCAGTCCCTCATGGCACAGAACCCTGGCAGCCTACCCAGAAAGAAGCCCAGAAAATTACAGGAGGGCCAGGAAATGGACGGCGATGACCTCACTTCCTCAGCTCAGGCTGCAGCAACGTTCCTCCCTTCCTCTATTTCTCTACCCATCATAACcccatcttcctcttcttcagttTCTGGGTTGCATGTTTCACAGAATGAGGATGAGACCCCTTCTCTTGGTCTGGGCGCTGGTCTCCAAATAGATTCTGATGAGGAATCTGAGCTGGACCTGAACAGCCCCCCTTTGGTGATCCAGGAGAGCCCAGACCCCCTTCACTCTCCACCCAAGTTCCCCCGGCGTCACTGTCGTCGTCGTTCTTCTTCTGAGATGTTCAGCTCTCCATCACCATCCTCCCCACCACCCCTTACTAACCCTGTGGGCAGAGACTCCTCTGTCCTCCCACATCCACCCTCCCCAAAATGTGCTCCAGTGGAGGAACGGAATCCAGAGCATGTGATCGAGGAGAGGGACTCGCCCGAGAGTCCGGAGCCTGAGCTGCCCTCCACATCCCTGCTCCAGGCAGGCCATGCTACTTCTGATCAATCAAAAGCTCCACAGCCTTCGGACCAGCCTGAAGAAGAGGGACCTGGTGAGGAGGACCCCATGGAGAGCGAGGACAGCGAGGTGGAGGCCAGTAAGACGGAGAAAGCTGAAGATGAAAAGATGGAAGTGGAGGAAGCAGATCGTTCTTCCATCACCACGCCCCCGTCCAGGATCAAAGTCCGAATCAAAACCGTGAAGACCCCCACAGGGACCATCACAAGAACGGTCACCAGGGTCGCACCCAAATCCACATCTCCCAACCCTACTACCAAGGGGCCAAATCGACCAAAGCGGCTCTGCGCCCCGCTGCCGGGGTCAAAGGGCACGAACATCCTGCCCGTCTCCACCTTGCAGGATGCTAGTGCTGCTATGCTGGCGGCCGCCAGTAAAGCCCAGAACAAGATGGCCGTCACTCCCCGGCTGTCCGCCACCGCCGTCAGCATCACCAAAACCACCGTGCTCCCCTCCATCTCCGCCTCCTCCGTCcgcgctgccgccgccgccaccgccgcggTGGTCAAACCCGCGTCCATCGTCAACAGCCCCGGCGCCGTCATCTCGCGCTCCCAGTCCAGCCTGGTGGAGGCCTTCAACAAGATCCTCAACAGCAAGAACCTGCTGCCCAGCTACCGGCCGGACCTCTCGGCCGCCCCGCCCCCCGAGTGGGGCCTGCCCATCCCCGCCAGCGGCTACCGCTGCCTGGAGTGCGGCGACGCGTTCGCGCTGGAGCGCAGCCTGGCGCGCCACTACGACCGCCGCTCGCTGCGCATCGAGGTCACCTGCAACCACTGCGCCAAGCGCCTGGTCTTCTTCAACAAGTGCAGCCTGCTGCTGCACGCGCGCGACCACAAGGACAAGGGCCTGGTCATGCAGTGCTCGCACCTCATCATGCGGCCCGTCAGCGTGGAGCAGATGATCGCGCAGCACGAGGCCTCCCCTCTCTACCCGGCTGCGGAGcctccgctgctgctgctgccgctgtcCTGCAAGAAGGCGGGCCCGCTGCAGTACTTCAGCAA GTGTCCAGAATGCAAGGGTGCATTCAGCGGCAAACCAGAACTTATAGCCCACTTCCAAGAGGTCGTGGCTTCTTCAAACTTT TCTTGTACCCAGTGCACTCCTCCTATGCTGCTGCCCAACCCCTGCAGTTGGGCGGCCCACCAGCGAATCCACAAGCGCTGTGCCCCCCACGTGTGCCCGGAGTGTGGAGGAAGTGCCCGTCAGACCAGCttccacacacacctgcaggagGCGTGCCTGCACTTCTCCAGACGTATCGGCTACAG GTGCTGTAGCTGTCAGGTGGTGTATGGCGGGCTGAACTCTGTCAAGTCTCATATCCACACGTCTCACTGTGAGGTGTTTCATAAATGCCCTACCTGCCCCATGGCCTTTAAATCTGCCTCCAGTGCCCAGGCACACATGACCACACAGCACCCTGCTCTCACCAGTGCACAGgccaa AATGATTTTcaagtgtgtgatgtgtgacaCCGTCTTTACCCAGAAAACCTCGcttcatgttcattttgactCTCACCTGGCCAATCAGAAGGTTCATGTGTTTAAGTGTCCTGAATGCAACAAACTCTATGCACAAAGGGCATCCATGTTGGAGCATGTGAAG TCTGTTCACAGAGACGCCTCGCTCAAGCCAGAAAGCGCCACACCCGCTCTGCTGGCGGCTGCCCCGTCATTGTCCACGCTGAAAATGGAGAGTTCGGATGGAGAAGACTGGGGGCGAGAGCACGATGAGGAGGATGGGGAGATGGAGAAAGAGCTGGGGGACAACAGGGCCACTCAGAGCTGCACTAGCTGGAGATGCACTCAGTGCCAAAGCCACTACACGGACAAAGaacactacatttcccacatgGCGGAGCAGCACGACAAG GTTCTAAAGAAGTTTCCCTGTGCTCAGTGTGAgggctccttctcctcctcctccagtctTAGGAGACATGTACGGATCAAGCACACAGGCATCCAGAGGACTTTCCATTGCCC GCTGTGTGTAGACAGTAAGCGCTCTTTCACCACACGACTGCTTCTGGAGAAGCACGTACAGGAGCACCATGGAGGCCGAGCAGAGCGACTG AAACGTGGGGGCTTCAGTGAAGCAGACAGCTCTTCTGAACATGATGCCACACTTGGGGCATTTGCAGAGGAGGATAATGGGTTTTCTGCAGTGGGCGGAGCCACTACTGGAAAGAAGGCATATGGGGTTCTTGCCGAGGAACCAGAGGGGAAGGGCTTTCGCTGCACGCCGTGTGGCTTCACCACCGAAAACCAGGCAGAGTTCCTTCAACACATCCCAAGTCACCATGGCGATAGAGCAGCGGCACTCCAGTGCCAGCAGTGCGGGGCGTGCTTCACCTCCGCCTCCTCCCTCAGCCGCCACCGCTTCATCAGTCACCGCGTGCGAGACACGCCTCCAGAGCCCGTGGACCCTCACTCCAGTAATGTTCTTGGACACGAGCAGCACACGGAGCCCAGCTCAGACGTTGGCGTCACCGCGGCGTCTCCAGAGTTGCCTTGGCAGGGTGAGGAGGGGTTCGAGGGGAAGAGTGGCTGTGTGTGCCGTGTGTGCGGCCAACACTTTGATAAAGCCTCTGACCTCAACACACACTTCAGAACTCACGGCATGGCCTTCATCACGGCACACAAAGCAGACAAACCCGTGTAA
- the znf687a gene encoding zinc finger protein 687a isoform X2 translates to MGDMKTPDFDDLLAAFDIPDIDAKEAIQSAPEDSDGHHNAAGGVVKTVRSPSPLGHQQAPSTQAGDPPGVSVIVKNRVRADVLEVDGDACRDQLPDGASAGVQGGLGGAHLVPFLEPKIQGLVPSEPLIQNETEVLSAGPKDPLLRPTTSQSQSNGQLWSPASPKAASEGGSGHSSGAFDRVQSLMAQNPGSLPRKKPRKLQEGQEMDGDDLTSSAQAAATFLPSSISLPIITPSSSSSVSGLHVSQNEDETPSLGLGAGLQIDSDEESELDLNSPPLVIQESPDPLHSPPKFPRRHCRRRSSSEMFSSPSPSSPPPLTNPVGRDSSVLPHPPSPKCAPVEERNPEHVIEERDSPESPEPELPSTSLLQAGHATSDQSKAPQPSDQPEEEGPGEEDPMESEDSEVEASKTEKAEDEKMEVEEADRSSITTPPSRIKVRIKTVKTPTGTITRTVTRVAPKSTSPNPTTKGPNRPKRLCAPLPGSKGTNILPVSTLQDASAAMLAAASKAQNKMAVTPRLSATAVSITKTTVLPSISASSVRAAAAATAAVVKPASIVNSPGAVISRSQSSLVEAFNKILNSKNLLPSYRPDLSAAPPPEWGLPIPASGYRCLECGDAFALERSLARHYDRRSLRIEVTCNHCAKRLVFFNKCSLLLHARDHKDKGLVMQCSHLIMRPVSVEQMIAQHEASPLYPAAEPPLLLLPLSCKKAGPLQYFSKCPECKGAFSGKPELIAHFQEVVASSNFSCTQCTPPMLLPNPCSWAAHQRIHKRCAPHVCPECGGSARQTSFHTHLQEACLHFSRRIGYRCCSCQVVYGGLNSVKSHIHTSHCEVFHKCPTCPMAFKSASSAQAHMTTQHPALTSAQAKMIFKCVMCDTVFTQKTSLHVHFDSHLANQKVHVFKCPECNKLYAQRASMLEHVKSVHRDASLKPESATPALLAAAPSLSTLKMESSDGEDWGREHDEEDGEMEKELGDNRATQSCTSWRCTQCQSHYTDKEHYISHMAEQHDKVLKKFPCAQCEGSFSSSSSLRRHVRIKHTGIQRTFHCPLCVDSKRSFTTRLLLEKHVQEHHGGRAERLV, encoded by the exons ATGGGTGATATGAAGACTCCTGATTTTGATGACTTGCTGGCTGCTTTCGACATCCCAGACATTGATGCCAAAGAAGCCATACAGTCTGCCCCCGAGGATTCTGATGGACACCACAACGCTGCAGGCGGCGTGGTGAAGACAGTCAGATCGCCCAGTCCCCTGGGACATCAGCAGGCTCCCAGCACGCAGGCCGGCGACCCACCTGGAGTCAGTGTGATTGTGAAGAACAGGGTGCGAGCAGACGTGCTGGAGGTGGATGGCGATGCCTGCAGAGACCAGCTGCCAGACGGTGCTTCAGCAGGAGTTCAGGGAGGGCTTGGCGGGGCCCATTTGGTTCCTTTTCTAGAACCCAAGATTCAGGGCCTGGTTCCTTCAGAGCCACTAATCCAGAACGAGACTGAGGTCCTGTCCGCGGGACCTAAAGATCCTTTGCTGCGTCCCACCACGTCTCAGAGCCAGTCTAATGGTCAGCTTTGGTCACCTGCATCCCCGAAAGCTGCgagtgagggagggagtggCCACAGCTCTGGTGCTTTTGACAGAGTTCAGTCCCTCATGGCACAGAACCCTGGCAGCCTACCCAGAAAGAAGCCCAGAAAATTACAGGAGGGCCAGGAAATGGACGGCGATGACCTCACTTCCTCAGCTCAGGCTGCAGCAACGTTCCTCCCTTCCTCTATTTCTCTACCCATCATAACcccatcttcctcttcttcagttTCTGGGTTGCATGTTTCACAGAATGAGGATGAGACCCCTTCTCTTGGTCTGGGCGCTGGTCTCCAAATAGATTCTGATGAGGAATCTGAGCTGGACCTGAACAGCCCCCCTTTGGTGATCCAGGAGAGCCCAGACCCCCTTCACTCTCCACCCAAGTTCCCCCGGCGTCACTGTCGTCGTCGTTCTTCTTCTGAGATGTTCAGCTCTCCATCACCATCCTCCCCACCACCCCTTACTAACCCTGTGGGCAGAGACTCCTCTGTCCTCCCACATCCACCCTCCCCAAAATGTGCTCCAGTGGAGGAACGGAATCCAGAGCATGTGATCGAGGAGAGGGACTCGCCCGAGAGTCCGGAGCCTGAGCTGCCCTCCACATCCCTGCTCCAGGCAGGCCATGCTACTTCTGATCAATCAAAAGCTCCACAGCCTTCGGACCAGCCTGAAGAAGAGGGACCTGGTGAGGAGGACCCCATGGAGAGCGAGGACAGCGAGGTGGAGGCCAGTAAGACGGAGAAAGCTGAAGATGAAAAGATGGAAGTGGAGGAAGCAGATCGTTCTTCCATCACCACGCCCCCGTCCAGGATCAAAGTCCGAATCAAAACCGTGAAGACCCCCACAGGGACCATCACAAGAACGGTCACCAGGGTCGCACCCAAATCCACATCTCCCAACCCTACTACCAAGGGGCCAAATCGACCAAAGCGGCTCTGCGCCCCGCTGCCGGGGTCAAAGGGCACGAACATCCTGCCCGTCTCCACCTTGCAGGATGCTAGTGCTGCTATGCTGGCGGCCGCCAGTAAAGCCCAGAACAAGATGGCCGTCACTCCCCGGCTGTCCGCCACCGCCGTCAGCATCACCAAAACCACCGTGCTCCCCTCCATCTCCGCCTCCTCCGTCcgcgctgccgccgccgccaccgccgcggTGGTCAAACCCGCGTCCATCGTCAACAGCCCCGGCGCCGTCATCTCGCGCTCCCAGTCCAGCCTGGTGGAGGCCTTCAACAAGATCCTCAACAGCAAGAACCTGCTGCCCAGCTACCGGCCGGACCTCTCGGCCGCCCCGCCCCCCGAGTGGGGCCTGCCCATCCCCGCCAGCGGCTACCGCTGCCTGGAGTGCGGCGACGCGTTCGCGCTGGAGCGCAGCCTGGCGCGCCACTACGACCGCCGCTCGCTGCGCATCGAGGTCACCTGCAACCACTGCGCCAAGCGCCTGGTCTTCTTCAACAAGTGCAGCCTGCTGCTGCACGCGCGCGACCACAAGGACAAGGGCCTGGTCATGCAGTGCTCGCACCTCATCATGCGGCCCGTCAGCGTGGAGCAGATGATCGCGCAGCACGAGGCCTCCCCTCTCTACCCGGCTGCGGAGcctccgctgctgctgctgccgctgtcCTGCAAGAAGGCGGGCCCGCTGCAGTACTTCAGCAA GTGTCCAGAATGCAAGGGTGCATTCAGCGGCAAACCAGAACTTATAGCCCACTTCCAAGAGGTCGTGGCTTCTTCAAACTTT TCTTGTACCCAGTGCACTCCTCCTATGCTGCTGCCCAACCCCTGCAGTTGGGCGGCCCACCAGCGAATCCACAAGCGCTGTGCCCCCCACGTGTGCCCGGAGTGTGGAGGAAGTGCCCGTCAGACCAGCttccacacacacctgcaggagGCGTGCCTGCACTTCTCCAGACGTATCGGCTACAG GTGCTGTAGCTGTCAGGTGGTGTATGGCGGGCTGAACTCTGTCAAGTCTCATATCCACACGTCTCACTGTGAGGTGTTTCATAAATGCCCTACCTGCCCCATGGCCTTTAAATCTGCCTCCAGTGCCCAGGCACACATGACCACACAGCACCCTGCTCTCACCAGTGCACAGgccaa AATGATTTTcaagtgtgtgatgtgtgacaCCGTCTTTACCCAGAAAACCTCGcttcatgttcattttgactCTCACCTGGCCAATCAGAAGGTTCATGTGTTTAAGTGTCCTGAATGCAACAAACTCTATGCACAAAGGGCATCCATGTTGGAGCATGTGAAG TCTGTTCACAGAGACGCCTCGCTCAAGCCAGAAAGCGCCACACCCGCTCTGCTGGCGGCTGCCCCGTCATTGTCCACGCTGAAAATGGAGAGTTCGGATGGAGAAGACTGGGGGCGAGAGCACGATGAGGAGGATGGGGAGATGGAGAAAGAGCTGGGGGACAACAGGGCCACTCAGAGCTGCACTAGCTGGAGATGCACTCAGTGCCAAAGCCACTACACGGACAAAGaacactacatttcccacatgGCGGAGCAGCACGACAAG GTTCTAAAGAAGTTTCCCTGTGCTCAGTGTGAgggctccttctcctcctcctccagtctTAGGAGACATGTACGGATCAAGCACACAGGCATCCAGAGGACTTTCCATTGCCC GCTGTGTGTAGACAGTAAGCGCTCTTTCACCACACGACTGCTTCTGGAGAAGCACGTACAGGAGCACCATGGAGGCCGAGCAGAGCGACTGGTCTga